The DNA sequence CATGGCCAAGGCCGAAATGCCACTCCAAGGACAAAAAGAAGTCTGAAAACAAGGCAACGAAGGGACATGGCCGCCGCGGGCCGAAGGCTTTGGCTCAGGCCTGGGGTCGGGGTGAGCAGCCGCTGGGAATAACGACATGAAAAGTGGTGCCGTCCGTCTCGGTCGATTCAAACCAGACCCGGCCGCCCAGATAATTGGCGCACAGCAATTGCACGCTGTAGGTGCCCAGACCCCGTCCCTGACCCTTGGTCGAAAAGGAACGGTGGAAAAGCTGATGCTGGACCTCGTCGGGCATGCGACCGGGGTTGTGCACGGAAATATGAAAATCATTGCCGTCCCGAACTGCTTCCAGGCGCACGGTCTGGCCCGGGTGCGTGGCCTCCAGGGCGTTTTTAAGCAGATTCATGCAGATTCGGTGCACGACGACCCGATCGCCAAGCATCTCGGCATCGCCGCAGCGCGAATCGAGCTCGATGGTCCGATCACTGCCCAGGGCGTGCTGCCGATAGACATGCACCAGCCCCCGCAACAATTCCGACACGGAAAACCGCTCGCACGACAGAACCAGGTCATCGGTCTCGGCCGCCAGAAGTTTTTTCTGGGCCGCGATTTCGTCGACGCAGATATCGAAATGCGGCAACACGGAGCTGATCAATTCCTGGTGCTCGCCCGACAGATCGCTTTTCAGAAACGTCAAAATTCCCTTGATGGCGCCAACGCTGTTCAAAATGTCGTGCAAAAAGACCCGCTCCAGGGCGCGGCGCCGTTTTTCGTGCCCGACATCCTCGAACAGGAGAACCACATACGGCTGACCCTCAAGGACAAACGGCAGGGCCTGCACGCGAAAATCGCGGACTTCCAGGCGATTGCCGACCTGGAAGGTCAGAGAGCAGGACTCCTCGGACTCCTTTCCGGCCAGACCGGCCCTGATGCCGAGCAAGACACCGCATTCGCAGCAGTTCGGACCATTGCCGCAGCCTGCGGCTTCGGCGTTGACGCAGCGGAAAAAATCCCCCGGAGCACGGCCGAGAAGCGCGTTCATATCCGTGACGCCTGCCAGATCCAGGGCGCTTTTGGTCCCGTAGACCATGCGCCGGTCCGCATCGACCGCGACGATCACAATCCGTGAACGATCGAGTATCCGGGCCAGACCCGGTCCGCTGGTGAGCACGTCCCGCAGCCGTTCGTAGTACGCCGTGTCTTTGTTCATGCCTCTCCCGCCGAAACGCGAATAAGGTTCCAAGGATGGCGTGTCATACGAACAGCTCCAGCTAAGGTCAACATTGCGGCCGATCCCCGCAGCGGCTACAGCAGGACGGCGCGGCGCGTTCCCGTGCCGCCACGCATCATCACCGCAACCGCGAAAGAGTGAACATGAAACGCTGGAAATGGATCATCACAGGCGGCGTCCAAGGCGTTGGATTCCGTCCGTTTGTCTATAAATCCGCCCTTGGCGCGGCCGTTAGCGGCCATGTCGGCAACACGTCCGAGGGCGTGGTCATCGAGGTGCAGGGCGAGGCCGGACAATTGGCCGCCTTCGAGGATCTGTTCGCGGCCAACCTGCCCCCGCTAGCCCGCATCGCGGACTGGAAACGCCAGGAGATCGCGCCCGTGGCCGGCGAAGCCGGATTTCGCATCAAAAAAAGCACGGGCGGCGCCGGCCATCAGGTGCTGATCAGCCCGGACGTGGCCACCTGCGCCGACTGCCTGCGCGACACCCTGGAACCGGGTGGCCGCCGCCATCATTACCCGTTCACCAACTGCACCAACTGCGGCCCGCGCTACACCATCACCCGGTCCATCCCCTACGACCGGGCGACAACGTCCATGGCCTGTTTTCCCATGTGCCCCGACTGTCGGACCGAGTACACGGATCCCCTGGATCGGCGTTTTCACGCCCAGCCCAATGCCTGCCCGGTCTGCGGCCCCCAGGTCTGGCTGACGGACCGCCAGGGAACGCGGCTGGCCGAAAAGGACGCGGCCCTGGCCCAAACGGCCAGACTCCTGCTTGAGGGCCGCATTCTGGCCATGAAGGGCCTGGGCGGATTCCATCTGGTCTGCGACGCCCGTAACGCCGAGGCCGTGGCCGCCTTGCGCCAGCGCAAGAACCGCAAGGACAAACCTCTGGCAATCATGGTCCGCGACCTGGACGCGGCCCGATGCCTGACCCGGATCACCGAGGACGAGGCGCGGCTGCTTTCGGGCCCGGAGCGCCCCATCGTGCTGCTTCCGGCCGCACCGGACCGAGGGCTGGCGCCGGGACTGTCCCCGGACACCGCGTATCTGGGCCTGATGCTGCCCTACACCCCGCTTCATCACGTGCTCTTCGCCCTGCTCAATGACGCCTCTCCGGCCCCGCCCGCCGCCCTGGTCATGACTTCCGGGAATATCAGCGCCGACCCCATCTGCCTGGGCAACCGCGAGGCCCTGGCCCGTCTGGCCGGTATCGCGGACTTTTTCCTGCTCCATGACCGCGACATCCTCATCCGCTGCGACGATTCGGTGCTGCGCTGGACGGACGCGGCGCCCCAGTTCATCCGCCGGGCGCGCGGCTTCACGCCCTCGCCCATCGACTTGGCCACGGACGGCCCCACGGTTTTGGGCGTGGGGCCGCTGCTCAAGAACACCCTGTGTCTGACCAAGGGCCGACAGGCCTTTGTTTCCCAACATATCGGGGATCTGGAAAACCTGGACACCTTCACCTTTTTCCGCGAGATCGCGGCCCATCTGGCCGACATTCTACAAGTCCGGCCCCAGGCGGTGGTCCACGACCTGCATCCGGACTACATGAGCACCGGCTTTGCCCGCGAAGCCGGCCTGCCCTGTCTGCCCCTGCAGCATCATTTCGCCCACATCCATGCCGTGCTGGCCGAAAACCGCCATCAGGGCCCGGCCCTGGGGCTGGCCCTGGACGGCACCGGCCTGGGCGACGACGGCACTATCTGGGGCGGCGAGGGCCTTTTCGTGGACACGACGACATTGGAGCAGCGCCGTCTGGCCCGGTTTTCCCAGGTCCGCCTGCCCGGCGGCGACAGCGCGGCCCGGCAGCCCTGGCGCATGGCCAGGGCGTTTCTGCATGCCCTGGGCATCGTCGCTCCGGGCGACAAACCCTGGCCCTGGCTGGAACGCTTCGGGAATGCGGACAACATTGTCGGCCAGATGCTCGACAAGGGCCTCAACAGCCCGCTGTCCTCGAGTTGCGGCCGGCTGTTCGACGCCGTGGCCGGCATGCTCGGATTGTGTCCGGAAATATCCTACGAGGGACAGGCGGCCATCATTTTGGAATCCAGCCAGGACATGGCCGAAAATCGCGCCTATGCCTGCCCCATCGTGAGTCGCGAAAGTTTGCTCGAGGTGGACACCGCCACTCTTTTCGCGCAAGTCCATGCCGACTGGCGGGCCGGGGAATCCGTCGGACGTATCAGCCGCCGCTTCCACCTTGGCCTCCTCGATGGCCTGACCGCGCTCTGCGCCACCCTGGCCGGACAAACGGGCTGTTCCCGCGTGGGCTTGAGCGGCGGGGTCATGCACAATCTGACCCTGACCACGGAGTTGCCCCGCCGTCTGCGCGCCATGGGACTCGTGCCGTTGACCCATCGCCATCTGCCACCCAATGACGCCTGTATCTCCCTCGGACAGGCCGCCTACGGGCAGACGGCCCTGCACAGACAACAGGAGTAAACACCATGCGTATTTTGACCGATATTGGCGCGTTGCTGTCCAGTCTGTGGAAAATCGTGGACTGGCTGCGCCGGGCCGTGCTGAACACGCTTTTTCTTGTTCTTCTGACCGTCATCGTGGTGGCCATTTTCGTGCGGCCACGCGCCGACCTGGAACCCAATTCGGTTCTCGTGCTCGATCCCTCGGGCGTTCTGGTCGAGGAGATCCAGCCACCCGATCCAGCCGAGGCCCTGCTGCGCGAGATGGACCCCGAAAACGGTCTGACCGGGGAGAGCCGCGTCCAGGACATCGTGGACGCCGTGACCAGGGCCGCCGACGATCCAAACATTCAGGCCATGCTCATCGAGCCCGAGAACCTGAAGGGCTGCGACACGACCAAGCTGCTGACCATCGGCAAGGCCATCAAAACCTTCAAGGAACGCGGCAAGCCCGTGTTCAGCCACGCCACGACATACACCCAGGGTCAGTACCTGTTGGCCTCCAACGCGGATCAGATTTCCGTCACGTCCCTGGGCGGCGTGGCCCTGACCGGTTTTGGCACGTACCCGACCTTTTTCAAGGGATTGCTGGACAAGGCCAGGGTCAACTTTCATGTCTTTCGCGTCGGCGACTACAAAAGCGCCGTCGAACCCTTCACCCGGGATTCCATGTCCGAGGAAGCCAAGTCCATGAACCGGGTCTGGCTGGACGAGCTGTGGGCAACCTATCAGGCCGAAATCGCCGCCAACCGCCACCTTCCCCCCGACAGCCCGAGTCGGTACGTGGAAACCATCGACACGGCCCTGGCCGCAATGTCCGGCAACGCGGCCAAGCTGGCCGTGAGCGCCAAGCTGGTCGATCTGATCCAGGCTCCGGATCAATTCCGACGCCATGTGACCGAAAAACTGGGCAACCCGCCCGACGATCCGCGCCAAATCGGCTGGCGCGACTATCTGCGGGCCAATCCGGGATCACCGGTCCGGGACGAGGAAGTCATCGCCATCATCCGCGCCCGGGGAGCCATCATGCCCGGACAGCAGCCCGCGAGCAGGATCGGCAGCGAAACCATGGCCGATCTTTTTGAACAGGCCCGCGAGGACCCCGCCATCGTGGCCGTGGTGCTGCGCATCGACAGCCCCGGCGGCAGCGCCACTGCGTCCGAGGAAATCCACCGTGAAATCATCCGCACCCAGGACGCGGGCAAGCCCGTGGTCGTGTCCATGGGCAGTCTGGCCGCCTCCGGCGCGTATTGGATCGCCTCGGCCGCCAACCGCATCGTGGCCGAACCGACCACTCTGACCGGTTCCATCGGCATTTTCGCCGCGTTTCCGACCTTCGAAAACACCGCCCTCGAATGGGGCGTGACCACCGACGGCGTCGGCACCACCACGCTGGCCGACCTCGGCCACCCCCTGCGCCCGCTGGCCGGCAAGACCGAGGCCGCCATCGGGCATCTGCTGCGCTTCGGCTACGACACCTTTCTCGACCGGGTTGCCCAGGGCCGACGCATTCCGATCGACAAGGTCGAGGATTCGGCCGGGGGCCGGGTTTTCAGCGGCCGCGAGGCCCTTGGCCGCAAGCTCGTGGACCAACTGGGCGGCCTGGACGAGGCCATTCTCGTGGCCAGCGATCTGGCCGGGCTGAAATCCGCCGCGACCAAGGAACTCCGCCGGGAACTGTCCCCACGGGAAACCCTGATGCAAAGCCTGTTCTCCGGCGTCGCGGCCCTTCTCCCCGCCCCCGACCCACACCTCGCGGCGGTGCTCTTCGCCGTGGACGAACACGCCCGCGTCCTGTCCAGCTTCACCGATCCGCGACACCTGTATGCCCGCAGCCTGGAATGCGAGGTCAGTCTCCGGTGATCATTCCCGTTCCGCCCGGCTGGCCGGGCGGAACGGTTTTTGCGCCTTGCCAAGCCAGAATCGAGCGTTTAGAAATTTCCCCTTTCCGTTTTCTCCCCAGACGCGCGCCTTTCGCCGCGCCGGACAAACCGCAACTGCCGTTCTCTCCGGCATTATTCATAATGGTGTCATCATGCCCCAAAAAGGACCACATATCTCCCTTGCTCCCGAACGCCTGGTCAAACGCGTCCTGGGTCTGCCCCTGGAAGAGTTCCAGACCTGGCCGGAATATCTCCAGCAGCTGGCGTTGGGTCTGGCCGAGGAACTGTTCATCATCCGCTACAACCCGTTCATTCCGGCCAAGGACGTGCGCCAGAGCGTGGCCGCCCGGCTCCAGGCCGAACGCGCGGCCCTGTCGCCGGAATATTACCGTGAACTGTCCGGCTGTCTGGACCGCTTCTGGCAAAGTTTCGAAGCGGACCAAAAATTCAAGACCACGCTCATCGGGCGCTTGTCGGCCATCATGGACAGGGAGCAAATCGTCTCCACCGCCAACAACCTTATTGAGTGTTCCACGGACGCCACGGACCTGCGCATGGAGCTGCCGGCTCTGGTCGTATTTCCGGAAAACACGGCCCAAATTCAGGGCGTGATCCGTCTGGCCAACGAAATGGGCTTTCCCATCGTGCCGCGTGGCGGCGGCTCCGGCCTGACCGGCGGCGCGGTGCCGGCCAAGCCGCGCACGGTCATCCTGAGCCTGAGCCGGCTCAAGGAGATCATCGACATCGATCTCGAGACCCAGACCATCAGCCTGCAATCCGGTGTCATCACCCTGAACGCCATCCAGGCCGCCGCCGCCAAGGGGCTGCTTTTGACCGTGGACCCGGCCTCCAAGGCGGCCTCGTCCATCGGCGGCAATGTCTCGGAAAACGCCGGCGGTCCCTTTGCCTTTGAATACGGCACAACGCTGGACAATCTTTTTGCCTACAAAATGGTTCTGCCCACGGGCGAGGTCATCCAGGTCCGGCGCGTCAATCACCCCCGGCACAAGATCATGCCCGAGGAAACGGCGGTCTTTGAAATTGTGGATGAATTCGGCGGCCGCAAGGAAACCATCGCCCTCAAGGGCGACGAAATCCGGGGCGCGGCCCTGGGCAAGGACGTGACCAACAAATACCTGGGCGGTCTGCCCGGCGTACAGAAGGAAGGCGTGGACGGAATCATCACCGAAGCCACGTTCACCCTGCATCCCATCCTGCCCCTCTCGCGGGTCATGTGCCTGGAGTTCTATGGAAATTCCATGCGCAACGCCATGTATGTGATCAAAAGCATCATCGCCCTGCGCGACGAAATCCGCACCCAGGGCGATCTGGTCAAACTCTCGGCCCTGGAAGAATTCAACATCAAATATGTCCAGGCCATTGATTACGCCAAAAAATCCGAAAAATTCGACGGCATTCCCATCTCGGTCCTGATCATCCAGCTCGACTCCACGGATGAAACGGCCCTGGCAGAGGCCACGCGCGGCATCGTCGAAATCTGCGCGGCCTTTGACAACGTCGACAGCTTCGTGGCCAGCGACGCCCGCGAGGCCGAGGTGTTCTGGCACGACCGTCACCAGCTTTCGGCCATTTCCAAGCGCACCAGCGGATTCAAGCTCAACGAGGACATCGTCATCCCCACCGATGTCATCCCGGAATTCTCGGACTTCCTGGAGGAACAGAACCTGTACTATCTGGCCATCGCCTACCGCGAGGCCCTGCAACAGGTTCAGGCCCTGGATGGCATCGAGGTCGACGACGCATTCATCCGCATGGAAATGGACGTGGCCACGGCCATCATCCGGGGCAAGACCAGCAAGAACGAACTGCCCGAACAGGAATTGGAACTCCAGACGTCCTTCTTTTTCCAGCATCTCAAGGGCAAGTACCCCAAACTGCACGAGGAACTGTCCAAGATTTTCGAACACATGCAGAACACGCGCGTGGTCATCGCCAATCACATGCACGCTGGCGACGGCAACTGCCACGTCAACCTGCCGGTCAACTCCAACGACGCCCGCATGCTCGCCCTGGCCGAGGAGGCCGTGGGCAAACTCTTCCACAAGGTCCTTGAACTCAAGGGCCAGGTTTCCGGCGAACACGGCATCGGCATCACCAAGATCGGCTTTCTGGCCGAGGAAAAAATCGCGGCTCTGCGCGGCTACAAAAAAAAGGTCGATCCCAACAACATCTTCAACCCGGGCAAACTGACCCAGCGCGATCTGGTCGTTGTGCCCTACACCTTCTCCTTCAACCGGCTGATCAAGGACATCAACAAGACCGCGCTGCCGGGCAAGGAAAACCTGATCAACCTGCTTTTGAACGTCCAGACCTGTACCCGCTGCGGCAAGTGCAAGCAGGTCTGCCCCATGTACCTGCCCCAAAAAGGCCTGCTCTTTCACCCGCGCAACAAAAACATCACGCTGGGCGCATTGGTGGAGGCCCTCTACTATTCCCAGCTGCAAAACGGCGAGCCCGATCCGCGCCTGCTTGGTGAGCTGCAAAAAATCCTGGACCACTGCACGGCCTGCGGCAAATGCTTCGCCATTTGTCCGGTCAAAATCAGGACCCAGGACGTGACCCTGCAGATGCGGGCCTATCTGGAGGAAAAAGGCGCGGGCGGACACCCGTTCAAAAACCGCGTTTTGAACCTCCTCAGCCAGGACCCGCAAACCATGCTGCCCAAGGTGGCCAAGCTGGCTGGTCTGGGCCAGGAACTGGGCAATCGAACCGTGACCCTGCTGCCAAAATCCTGGCGCGATCACCTGGACAATCCGCTGCTCCATGGCAAGGGGCCGACAACCCAGTTCAAAAATCTCAAGCAATCCTTGAATTTGAGCAAGGGCAACATCATCACCCAGGACGGCATGCCCCACAAACGGGCCGTGCTCTACTTTCCGGGATGCGGCGCGAGTCTGTTCTACCGCTCCATCGGCGTGGCCGCCGTGCGTCTGCTCCTGGACGCGGGCGTGACCGTGGTGCTGCCGCCGAACCATCTGTGCTGCGGCTATCCGCTCCTGGCCTCGGGCTGCAAGGATCAGTACGACCGCGTCGGCGCGGAAAACCAGAAGCTGCTGGACGCGACCATCCGCAACGCCGAGGCCGCGGGCTTTACCATCAAGGCCGTGCTGACCTCATGCGGCACCTGCCGCGAGGGCATCAGTGGATACAGGCTGAAATCCCTGGACACACGCCA is a window from the Deltaproteobacteria bacterium genome containing:
- the hypF gene encoding carbamoyltransferase HypF, with the translated sequence MKRWKWIITGGVQGVGFRPFVYKSALGAAVSGHVGNTSEGVVIEVQGEAGQLAAFEDLFAANLPPLARIADWKRQEIAPVAGEAGFRIKKSTGGAGHQVLISPDVATCADCLRDTLEPGGRRHHYPFTNCTNCGPRYTITRSIPYDRATTSMACFPMCPDCRTEYTDPLDRRFHAQPNACPVCGPQVWLTDRQGTRLAEKDAALAQTARLLLEGRILAMKGLGGFHLVCDARNAEAVAALRQRKNRKDKPLAIMVRDLDAARCLTRITEDEARLLSGPERPIVLLPAAPDRGLAPGLSPDTAYLGLMLPYTPLHHVLFALLNDASPAPPAALVMTSGNISADPICLGNREALARLAGIADFFLLHDRDILIRCDDSVLRWTDAAPQFIRRARGFTPSPIDLATDGPTVLGVGPLLKNTLCLTKGRQAFVSQHIGDLENLDTFTFFREIAAHLADILQVRPQAVVHDLHPDYMSTGFAREAGLPCLPLQHHFAHIHAVLAENRHQGPALGLALDGTGLGDDGTIWGGEGLFVDTTTLEQRRLARFSQVRLPGGDSAARQPWRMARAFLHALGIVAPGDKPWPWLERFGNADNIVGQMLDKGLNSPLSSSCGRLFDAVAGMLGLCPEISYEGQAAIILESSQDMAENRAYACPIVSRESLLEVDTATLFAQVHADWRAGESVGRISRRFHLGLLDGLTALCATLAGQTGCSRVGLSGGVMHNLTLTTELPRRLRAMGLVPLTHRHLPPNDACISLGQAAYGQTALHRQQE
- a CDS encoding FAD-binding oxidoreductase; amino-acid sequence: MPQKGPHISLAPERLVKRVLGLPLEEFQTWPEYLQQLALGLAEELFIIRYNPFIPAKDVRQSVAARLQAERAALSPEYYRELSGCLDRFWQSFEADQKFKTTLIGRLSAIMDREQIVSTANNLIECSTDATDLRMELPALVVFPENTAQIQGVIRLANEMGFPIVPRGGGSGLTGGAVPAKPRTVILSLSRLKEIIDIDLETQTISLQSGVITLNAIQAAAAKGLLLTVDPASKAASSIGGNVSENAGGPFAFEYGTTLDNLFAYKMVLPTGEVIQVRRVNHPRHKIMPEETAVFEIVDEFGGRKETIALKGDEIRGAALGKDVTNKYLGGLPGVQKEGVDGIITEATFTLHPILPLSRVMCLEFYGNSMRNAMYVIKSIIALRDEIRTQGDLVKLSALEEFNIKYVQAIDYAKKSEKFDGIPISVLIIQLDSTDETALAEATRGIVEICAAFDNVDSFVASDAREAEVFWHDRHQLSAISKRTSGFKLNEDIVIPTDVIPEFSDFLEEQNLYYLAIAYREALQQVQALDGIEVDDAFIRMEMDVATAIIRGKTSKNELPEQELELQTSFFFQHLKGKYPKLHEELSKIFEHMQNTRVVIANHMHAGDGNCHVNLPVNSNDARMLALAEEAVGKLFHKVLELKGQVSGEHGIGITKIGFLAEEKIAALRGYKKKVDPNNIFNPGKLTQRDLVVVPYTFSFNRLIKDINKTALPGKENLINLLLNVQTCTRCGKCKQVCPMYLPQKGLLFHPRNKNITLGALVEALYYSQLQNGEPDPRLLGELQKILDHCTACGKCFAICPVKIRTQDVTLQMRAYLEEKGAGGHPFKNRVLNLLSQDPQTMLPKVAKLAGLGQELGNRTVTLLPKSWRDHLDNPLLHGKGPTTQFKNLKQSLNLSKGNIITQDGMPHKRAVLYFPGCGASLFYRSIGVAAVRLLLDAGVTVVLPPNHLCCGYPLLASGCKDQYDRVGAENQKLLDATIRNAEAAGFTIKAVLTSCGTCREGISGYRLKSLDTRQIEFFDVVQYIVQNTKSSFGQGPEQLLYHAACHHEWTGVAPLKAPDIYADELGKLVRSKVAISPFCCGESGLGALTSPKIYNRLRARKKEQLGKDLTGYPVENPIVVGCPSCKIGISRSLLEMNVNREVLHTLEFLAAIGHGPTWRKDFIKRLNKALVAGAVQTITV
- the sppA gene encoding signal peptide peptidase SppA, with the translated sequence MRILTDIGALLSSLWKIVDWLRRAVLNTLFLVLLTVIVVAIFVRPRADLEPNSVLVLDPSGVLVEEIQPPDPAEALLREMDPENGLTGESRVQDIVDAVTRAADDPNIQAMLIEPENLKGCDTTKLLTIGKAIKTFKERGKPVFSHATTYTQGQYLLASNADQISVTSLGGVALTGFGTYPTFFKGLLDKARVNFHVFRVGDYKSAVEPFTRDSMSEEAKSMNRVWLDELWATYQAEIAANRHLPPDSPSRYVETIDTALAAMSGNAAKLAVSAKLVDLIQAPDQFRRHVTEKLGNPPDDPRQIGWRDYLRANPGSPVRDEEVIAIIRARGAIMPGQQPASRIGSETMADLFEQAREDPAIVAVVLRIDSPGGSATASEEIHREIIRTQDAGKPVVVSMGSLAASGAYWIASAANRIVAEPTTLTGSIGIFAAFPTFENTALEWGVTTDGVGTTTLADLGHPLRPLAGKTEAAIGHLLRFGYDTFLDRVAQGRRIPIDKVEDSAGGRVFSGREALGRKLVDQLGGLDEAILVASDLAGLKSAATKELRRELSPRETLMQSLFSGVAALLPAPDPHLAAVLFAVDEHARVLSSFTDPRHLYARSLECEVSLR
- a CDS encoding sensor histidine kinase translates to MNKDTAYYERLRDVLTSGPGLARILDRSRIVIVAVDADRRMVYGTKSALDLAGVTDMNALLGRAPGDFFRCVNAEAAGCGNGPNCCECGVLLGIRAGLAGKESEESCSLTFQVGNRLEVRDFRVQALPFVLEGQPYVVLLFEDVGHEKRRRALERVFLHDILNSVGAIKGILTFLKSDLSGEHQELISSVLPHFDICVDEIAAQKKLLAAETDDLVLSCERFSVSELLRGLVHVYRQHALGSDRTIELDSRCGDAEMLGDRVVVHRICMNLLKNALEATHPGQTVRLEAVRDGNDFHISVHNPGRMPDEVQHQLFHRSFSTKGQGRGLGTYSVQLLCANYLGGRVWFESTETDGTTFHVVIPSGCSPRPQA